A section of the Phaseolus vulgaris cultivar G19833 chromosome 8, P. vulgaris v2.0, whole genome shotgun sequence genome encodes:
- the LOC137823364 gene encoding H/ACA ribonucleoprotein complex subunit 3-like protein — protein MYLQFYINDNGDKVYTTKKESPVGLATQSAHPARFSPDDKYSRQRVLLKKRFGLLPTQQAPLKY, from the exons ATGTATCTTCAGTTTTACATAAACGACAATGGTGACAAAGTCTACACCACTAAG AAAGAGTCGCCGGTAGGGCTAGCTACACAATCTGCCCATCCAG CTCGGTTTTCACCCGATGATAAATATTCGAGGCAGAGAGTTCTTCTGAAGAAGCGTTTTGGATTGTTACCAACCCAGCAGGCACCTCTAAAGTACTGA